The window ATCGTCGCTTAGTGTAGCTTCAACCCTGGACTTGCCGGTCTTCTTCGACTTCAATTTCGACCGGGTAGAGCCGGCGTAGCTTGATTCGTGCGTCGTCGATGGTGAATTGCCAGTCGATGAGTCGGTCAGCCGCGTTCCGATGATCTTGCCACGCAGCGACCTCCGACCGGAGAGTCGCTGCGTGGTAGATTCGACGGTCGAGACACTGCCGTTTGAGCACACCCAGTTCGATCTCGGCCATATTCAACCAGCTTCCTTTCTTGGGCGTGTAGTGGAACTCGAATCGATCCAAGTACGCTTGAGCTTCATCCGGCGGAAAGAACTGATAGAAGCCGGCAGGATTGTGCGTGTTGAGCTGGTCGACCACCACCCGGATGCAGTCCGCATCCGGGTAGTGGTCATCTGCGAGTTCAACCATCCGGTCGACGAACTCGGTGGTGCGTCGCCGCTCGGTGACTTCGACGTTCACCCAGCCAGTCAACGGTTCCGTGGCGAAGTGAATCCGCTGTTTTCCGTTGCGTTCGTAGCGGTGATCGACACGGGCGACCGCTCCCGGTCGCGCCGGGAGCGGGTCGCTCTCGTGGCCACGGAGTGCTTTGCTGGACTCGTCGAAGCAGATGACTGGACGCGTCTCATCGTACGGTTCGTGGTAGAGGTCGAGAACGTCCTCCATGTGGTAGACGAAGTCAGCGTCATTCTCGGCTGGGATCGACCAGTAGTCAGAGAGATGCGGTTTCAGGGTGTTTTTTTAGACGCTGTCGGACGGTTTCGTGAGAGATCGACTCGAAGTCGATCTCGTCAAGCGTCACGAGTTCGTCAGCAAGGAGATGGAGCGTCCAGCGAGCGTGTCCTTCCGGGGGTTCGCTACAGGCGAGTCGAATGAGATGGGCTTCAGCGTGGCCATCCATTTTGACATCGTATTCGCGGTCGGGCTTGCGGCGATGAATCGCCGCGAGCCCTCGGTCACAGTAGGCTTCGCGCGTGTTGGCAACTGTCTTGGGATGACAGCCGACGTGCTCACTGATTTCTGAATCAGTGAGCCCGTCATCTGCTTTCAGCAGAATCCGTGCTCGGGTGTTATCCTCAGACTTCCGCTCCCCGGTCGAAATGAACCACTCAAGCGTGTTGCGGTCTTCCTCGGACAGCTCAACGACGTATTTCTTCGCTCCCATTCCAGTAGATACGCGTTCAGAGGAGATAAGCAGGTACGTTCACAGTTGAAGCTACACTTAGTCGCTAGATCGACCTACGATGTGGAACCGCCGCAGATTCGTCGCAACCGCTGGGATGACGGCGGCGCTCGGCGGCTGTCTCGGAGACGGGAACGGGGACGGAAACGGGAACGGGAACGACGACGGCCAGAACGGGGCGGATACCGACGGTACGAGCGCCGACGAAGACGACAACGCCACCGGATACGACACCGGGCTCGACGAACTCGAGGCGTACGATCCGGTCGACCGGACCGGCGAGGACGAAGTGAATATCCGGGTCGATCCCGACGGAGAAGGGCGGTTCGAGCCGGATCCGGTCGTGGTCGAACGGCTGGCGACGGTCAAGTGGACGTGGGGTGAACCCGGCTACGAGATTTACCCGATCGACATCCCCGACCCATGCCGGTGGAGCGGCAACGACACCGGAGCCGCCCACGCCTGGCAGTTCCCGTTCGTCGGCAAGTACGAGATCGGCTGCTCGAGGCCTGACGGAGACGACTTTACCGGCGTCATGTTCGTCGTCGAGCCCGGGTTCGATCTCGAGTCCGAGTCCGACTAACCGCCCGCCACCGGATCGGAGCGATTCGAGAGCGCCGTCTCAGCGCCGTTAAGTGGCCGGAAGGGAAACCGGCTGTCGACCGAACCCGTGTTCTACTCCTCTCGAGTCTCTGCCCAGGCGAACGCCTCCGTCCGCTCCTCCGTTGTACAGACGTCCAGGTCACCGACGTCGATCCGTCCCCGCAGCGAGAGGGCCTTGGCCCCGTCGGCGACGAGCGCCCACCGGTCGACGCCCGCGTCACTCGCCTTCAGGGCGGCACGCTCCCAGACCTCGAAGGCCTCCCTGGTGAACGGTTCCTCGAGTTCGACGACCGTTACGAGCGTTTCGACGTCGCGCTCGGCGAGCAGGTCCTCGTAGACTGGGTAGGCTTCGGTTTCGAACGCCTCGAGGTCCATCCCCGGACGGAATACCCAGGTCATCACGCCCTCTTCGACCTCGACCGTCCAGCCGCTTCCGGAGCGTGCCCGTTTCGAACGAAATTCGCTCATCGTACGCCGAAATAGACTGAACACGAATATAGTATTTTGTGGTTTTCCCATTACTATGTAACGGAGGGAAACCCATCAGAAAGGGATCCGCTCGGAGTCACCGGTAGCGGTCGAAGCAACGAGCAGGAAACCGACAGTAAACGACGGTTACCGATCGAGTATCGGATCGGGAGCTACCCCGTCAATCGTCCGCCTGCGCCTCGGCGACGGCAGGGGCATCGCTGCGCGCCTCCCACTCGTCGAGCCACTCTTCCGCGTCGAGCGCGGCCATGCTCCCCGTTCCGGCCGACGTGATCGCCTGCCGGTAGTCGGGG of the Halobiforma lacisalsi AJ5 genome contains:
- a CDS encoding IS630 family transposase yields the protein MKPHLSDYWSIPAENDADFVYHMEDVLDLYHEPYDETRPVICFDESSKALRGHESDPLPARPGAVARVDHRYERNGKQRIHFATEPLTGWVNVEVTERRRTTEFVDRMVELADDHYPDADCIRVVVDQLNTHNPAGFYQFFPPDEAQAYLDRFEFHYTPKKGSWLNMAEIELGVLKRQCLDRRIYHAATLRSEVAAWQDHRNAADRLIDWQFTIDDARIKLRRLYPVEIEVEEDRQVQG
- a CDS encoding helix-turn-helix domain-containing protein, with the protein product MGAKKYVVELSEEDRNTLEWFISTGERKSEDNTRARILLKADDGLTDSEISEHVGCHPKTVANTREAYCDRGLAAIHRRKPDREYDVKMDGHAEAHLIRLACSEPPEGHARWTLHLLADELVTLDEIDFESISHETVRQRLKKHPETASL
- a CDS encoding cupredoxin domain-containing protein, producing MTAALGGCLGDGNGDGNGNGNDDGQNGADTDGTSADEDDNATGYDTGLDELEAYDPVDRTGEDEVNIRVDPDGEGRFEPDPVVVERLATVKWTWGEPGYEIYPIDIPDPCRWSGNDTGAAHAWQFPFVGKYEIGCSRPDGDDFTGVMFVVEPGFDLESESD